One window of the Rosa rugosa chromosome 3, drRosRugo1.1, whole genome shotgun sequence genome contains the following:
- the LOC133738489 gene encoding rac-like GTP-binding protein RAC1, with protein sequence MSASRFIKCVTVGDGAVGKTCMLISYTSNTFPTDYVPTVFDNFSANVVVDGSTVNLGLWDTAGQEDYNRLRPLSYRGADVFLLAFSLISKASYENVAKKWIPELKHYAPGVPIILVGTKLDLRDDKQFLADHPGAVPITTAQGEELKKLIGAPIYIECSSKTQQNVKAVFDAAIKVVLQPPKQKKKKKRKANNACSIL encoded by the exons ATGAGTGCGTCCAGGTTCATAAAGTGTGTCACTGTTGGGGATGGAGCGGTGGGCAAGACTTGTATGCTCATCTCTTACACCAGCAACACTTTCCCAACG GATTATGTGCCTACTGTGTTTGACAATTTCAGTGCAAATGTGGTTGTGGATGGGAGCACAGTGAACTTGGGGTTGTGGGATACTGCTG GGCAGGAGGATTACAATAGACTCAGACCATTGAGCTACCGTGGGGCAGATGTGTTCTTACTTGCATTCTCTCTAATCAGCAAGGCCAGCTATGAAAATGTTGCCAAGAAG TGGATTCCTGAATTGAAGCATTATGCACCTGGTGTTCCAATTATTCTTGTTGGAACAAAGCTTG ATCTTCGCGATGACAAGCAGTTCTTAGCTGATCACCCTGGTGCAGTGCCAATTACCACAGCGCAG GGAGAGGAACTAAAAAAGCTGATTGGAGCTCCGATTTACATAGAATGTAGCTCGAAAACACAGCAG AATGTGAAAGCAGTCTTTGATGCCGCCATTAAAGTGGTTCTGCAGCCGCcaaagcagaagaagaaaaagaagagaaaggcAAATAATGCCTGCTCCATATTGTAA
- the LOC133739716 gene encoding uncharacterized protein LOC133739716 — MSNHEDDDLDLLLSLQDRVLETPPASPSRSPDSRYLSDEDELSRRRGPPDMSVFRDAVQDCLDYDHKSAQKTIKSKQISSSNDSEVEKYSGLRIRKQLLSPSELKDRFSDIRFVRLPNIKNYLVGETLSGCWATVGVLTEKGTKRTSSTGKSYSIYKFGCLDEDTVSVFLFGDAYERNCNEQAGMVFALFNCSVRKDAKGAGFSLSVFSANQIVKIGTSVDYGVCRGKRKDGMACSLVINKRQGIYCKFHRSKESQKYSTMRTELKGGNLRTGFRNPYQPEGVFMVDPLADRTNSNKRKQPVKLLSVEGLKKALSKADKVTTNTHSQGIRFLAKVTGTTDPNDVIKETTMQKKQISSLEKRKSSTTSMGSSAVIKNQQVDAKRMKTGKDNSLADKSKQGTGKMIELDYYISSDEEL; from the exons ATGTCAAACCACGAAGACGACGACCTTGACCTCCTTCTCTCCCTGCAAGACAGGGTTTTGGAAACCCCCCCTGCCTCTCCTTCACGTTCCCCAGACTCAA GGTATCTTTCCGACGAGGATGAGTTGTCCCGCCGGAGAGGGCCGCCGGACATGTCCGTGTTCAGGGATGCTGTTCAGGACTGCCTCGATTACGATCACAAATCGGCACAGAAGACCATCAAATCCAAGCAAATCAGTTCCTCCAATGATTCAGAGGTTGAGAAATATTCGGGTTTGCGAATAAG GAAGCAGTTGCTATCTCCTTCAGAGCTTAAGGATCGGTTTTCAGACATCCGTTTTGTTCGGTTACCCAATATAAA GAACTATCTGGTTGGGGAAACTCTTTCAGGATGTTGGGCAACTGTTGGAGTGTTGACTGAGAAGGGGACTAAAAGAACTAGTTCTACGGGGAAGAGCTATTCGATATACAAATTCGGGTGTTTGGATGAAGATACCGTTTCTGTTTTCTTGTTTGGTGATGCTTATGAGAGGAACTGCAATGAGCAGGCTGGAATGGTGTTTGCACTGTTTAATTGTAGCGTACGCAAGGATGCTAAG GGTGCTGGTTTTTCTTTGAGTGTGTTTTCGGCCAATCAAATTGTGAAGATAGGAACTTCAGTTGATTATGGAGTTTGCAGAGGGAAAAGGAAGGATGGAATGGCTTGTAGTTTAGTCATAAATAA GCGCCAAGGAATATATTGTAAATTTCATAGATCG AAAGAATCACAGAAATATTCCACTATGCGAACTGAGCTCAAGGGAGG GAATTTGAGAACAGGATTTCGGAACCCGTACCAGCCAGAAGGAGTTTTTATGGTCGATCCTCTAGCTGACAGAACAAACTCTAACAAGCGTAAGCAGCCGGTGAAGCTATTGTCTGTGGAAGGGCTTAAGAAGGCATTAAG TAAAGCAGATAAAGTGACTACAAATACACATTCACAAGGAATAAGGTTTTTGGCCAAGGTCACAG GGACGACAGATCCAAATGATGTGATTAAAGAGACAACaatgcaaaagaaacaaatatccAGCTTAGAGAAGAG GAAATCGTCTACCACAAGCATGGGTTCATCTGCAGTCATCAAAAACCAGCAAGTAGATGCAAAAAGAATGAAAACCGGAAAGGACAATAGTCTGGCAGACAAATCAAAGCAGGGCACTGGAAAGATGATTGAATTAGATTACTATATTAGCTCGGATGAAGAGTTGTGA